CCACCCACCCACTCACTGGCAACTCCCATCCAAAGAGAAAAATCCCGTCAAACAGGCATTAGCCTTGGCAATCAGTTTCTAGACTCCCAGAAAAACTATCATCCCCATTAATACCATCAAATCAACAACCACGGTTACACTCCTTAGGGAAGCAACACTCCCCTGTTAGATTTCTAATACCGCATCCTTACACTCCCCTCTCTCCCCGAGACGGCCCCTTGACAATTAAGAGGACTCTGTGCTAGGATAGGGCAGCGGCGGGCGAAGGGGATTTCGAGAGGCTAGTGCTGCGCATTTTTTATATGCAAATTTATAGCAAAATAAAGGGTATAGTAGCGGGATATTATTTATAATGATTAAGAATAAAGGAGGGCTTTGGCGGCCATAGGGAGGAGTAGGAGCCGACGGTATAGATGAGAATTAAATTCAATTATTGGATTAGAGGAGAAACAAGGGGAGCTTCGGAGAGGGCCGTAAAGGGGGAGGAGGAAAAAATTCAAGAAATGCAAAAAGAAAAAGAAAAAAGCAAACTTCCCCCATTGTACCCCAAACCCCATACCCTATTACCCCCACCAATTTGGTATAATTGCAAATTGTCACAAAAAAGGCCAGTTAAAAATAGGCAAGTCTATCTCTCACTCGCAAAAAAAAGAGGTAATCATGGCTAAGAAAATACAGGTTTTGTTGAATAAGGATGTGGAAAAGCTGGGGAAAAAGGGGGATTTGGTGTATGTAGCTCCTGGTTATGCTCGTAACTACTTAGTACCACAAGGTTTCGCTACCGTAGCCACTGAAAGTGTATTACGTCAGGTAGCCCATTGGAGGGAAAAAGAAAGACAACGTCAACAAGCTATCCTGGAAGAAGCTAAATCTCGCAAGGTAGCCCTACAAACCATCAACAATTTTGTCATCCGTAAACAGGTAGGGGAAAAAGAAGCCATATTCGGCACAGTTACCACTCAAGATGTGGC
The DNA window shown above is from Geminocystis sp. M7585_C2015_104 and carries:
- the rplI gene encoding 50S ribosomal protein L9 → MAKKIQVLLNKDVEKLGKKGDLVYVAPGYARNYLVPQGFATVATESVLRQVAHWREKERQRQQAILEEAKSRKVALQTINNFVIRKQVGEKEAIFGTVTTQDVADVIKANAGFEVERYNITVPEIKKLGRYPVTVKLHPEVTAEITIEVAPL